The sequence ATTTCTCGGATCTTTTGAATTACATTCTTGTCCTCTGGATCAATCAGAACCATTGAGTCCGGGGGAAAGAACCTCGTGATTGCCGGGCTGCCGTAATTGATCGGCATTGTTTCAGCAACGAAGCAGTCCATAAGCTTCTCTGTAAAATAGTAATCAGCTCTAGTATTCTCAAAAGCTATACTGTAGCGGTAAGGTGCAAGTGCGTCCCATTTATCTCCAATCAGGTGAAAGCCTCGGCCGAACAGGTCGAACTCGAGCTCCCCTCTCAGCCGTTCCAAAAACGCCAGCCGATATCGATGTCCTTTAAGCATGGCGATGTTGCTGGTAATCCATGAGAGCCGACGCGGCTTGTCAACGACTTCGCTGACCAGAAGTTGGTCATACGTCTTTCTTACAGACCAAGACCGAGTGATGGGTGGAGACAAGACGAATCGACGCCCTGCATTCTGCCGAGCTACCAGCTCTGCGTCAGACGTCAGAACGATGGTATTTTCCCCCTGCCCAAGATGGAGGGCGCGATGAGCTTTCGTCGGCGGTTCGCCGATTGCAAAAATGGTCCTGTTCGGGCTCGCCTCAATATCAACAGGAAGTCCAAAAACAGAAGGAGAGTTAAAGATTATATGCCAATCCGGCGTGAAGGACGTCTTGCGTACAAAAGCGACATTGTGGCCTGCTGCCGGTTTCGTGGACACC comes from Mesorhizobium japonicum MAFF 303099 and encodes:
- a CDS encoding glycosyltransferase family 10 domain-containing protein; amino-acid sequence: MSTKPAAGHNVAFVRKTSFTPDWHIIFNSPSVFGLPVDIEASPNRTIFAIGEPPTKAHRALHLGQGENTIVLTSDAELVARQNAGRRFVLSPPITRSWSVRKTYDQLLVSEVVDKPRRLSWITSNIAMLKGHRYRLAFLERLRGELEFDLFGRGFHLIGDKWDALAPYRYSIAFENTRADYYFTEKLMDCFVAETMPINYGSPAITRFFPPDSMVLIDPEDKNVIQKIREIIESDLWKERRDAIREAKRLVLEKYNTFAYLAGFIESVQDKPLPPKVMHIGTPAVDFGVDE